The Peribacillus sp. FSL P2-0133 genome has a segment encoding these proteins:
- the rpoE gene encoding DNA-directed RNA polymerase subunit delta, which produces MSLKQYSKEQLLEMSLIEMAYDLLVERNEPIPFKDLISELASLHHLSKAEVEKKIAQFYTDLNVDGRFTSLGDNRWGLKTWYPVDQIEEEVVHVVKPKKKKKAKKAAVVIDDFDELEDEDLDFEEDIDDLDEDEDDDDDDILGSPVIDEVLLDDDVDDDDDLEEEIIEDDAFVLEDDEDEDEDEDDLNEEDEK; this is translated from the coding sequence TTGAGTTTAAAACAATACTCAAAAGAGCAATTGTTGGAAATGTCCTTAATAGAGATGGCATATGATTTGTTAGTGGAAAGAAATGAACCGATTCCATTTAAAGACTTAATAAGTGAATTAGCTTCGCTGCACCATTTATCTAAAGCGGAAGTGGAAAAGAAAATTGCACAATTCTATACGGATTTAAATGTGGATGGCCGTTTCACTTCACTTGGAGACAATCGCTGGGGATTGAAAACATGGTACCCGGTTGACCAAATCGAAGAAGAAGTCGTACATGTTGTAAAACCTAAAAAGAAAAAGAAAGCCAAAAAGGCAGCTGTCGTTATCGACGATTTCGATGAACTTGAAGACGAAGACCTTGACTTTGAAGAAGATATCGATGATCTGGACGAGGATGAAGATGACGACGATGATGATATTCTAGGTTCTCCAGTCATCGACGAAGTGCTTTTGGATGATGACGTGGATGATGACGACGATCTGGAAGAAGAAATAATCGAAGATGATGCATTTGTCCTTGAAGATGATGAGGACGAAGATGAAGACGAAGATGACTTGAATGAAGAGGATGAGAAATAA
- a CDS encoding TetR/AcrR family transcriptional regulator has protein sequence MEKREVLASVKDERLVEKRRTQMIKGAVTLFKEKGFHRTTTREIAKAAGFSIGTLYEYIRTKEDILYLVCDFIYDEVQEKLQKEIEQSDGTLESLKLTIAYFYKVMDDMQDEVLVMYQEVKALTKDALPYVLNKEIRMVGMFEKVITKCVENGELSLTEKQISLVSHNIFVQGQMWSFRRWALHKQYTLQEYVELQTQLLIQNVSGSKKH, from the coding sequence ATGGAAAAAAGAGAGGTTCTTGCATCTGTAAAGGATGAGCGGCTGGTTGAAAAAAGGCGTACACAAATGATTAAAGGAGCGGTTACCCTTTTTAAGGAAAAGGGATTTCACCGTACGACTACCAGGGAAATTGCCAAAGCTGCAGGCTTTAGTATTGGCACGTTATACGAGTATATCCGAACCAAGGAAGATATATTATATCTCGTTTGTGACTTTATCTATGATGAAGTCCAGGAAAAGCTTCAGAAAGAAATAGAACAGAGTGATGGGACACTTGAAAGTTTGAAGCTGACGATCGCCTATTTTTATAAAGTGATGGATGATATGCAGGACGAAGTGTTGGTCATGTATCAGGAAGTGAAGGCCCTGACGAAAGATGCTTTACCATATGTTCTGAACAAAGAAATTCGGATGGTTGGCATGTTCGAAAAAGTGATAACGAAATGTGTCGAGAATGGGGAGCTCTCGTTAACGGAAAAACAAATAAGCCTTGTTTCACATAACATTTTCGTTCAGGGACAGATGTGGAGTTTTAGAAGATGGGCTTTGCATAAACAGTATACGCTTCAAGAGTATGTTGAACTGCAGACGCAATTATTGATTCAAAATGTATCGGGTTCCAAAAAGCACTGA
- the icmF gene encoding fused isobutyryl-CoA mutase/GTPase IcmF: MSTVEVYKPKNHIRFVTASSLFDGHDASINIMRRILQSSGAEVIHLGHNRSVEEIVNAAIQEDVQGIAMSSYQGGHVEYFKYMYDLLKEKGAEHIRIFAGGGGVIIPREIKELHDYGIARIFSPDEGREYGLQGMINVLMEECDFSTVKPSLQERFNELIAGGTNAIAQFITFAENRLDVSQESAAAVESLFEQIKTSEKKVPVLGITGTGGAGKSSLTDELIRRFINEIPDERVAILSVDPTKQKTGGALLGDRIRMNSIFSERVYMRSLATRHSKSELSLAIKDAISVVKAAGFDLIIVETSGIGQGDAEIAEICDVSMYVMTSEFGAPSQLEKIDMIDYADLIVINKYERKGSEDAKNQVQKQYQRSRTLFDQDPSEMPVYGTIASQFNDPGTNALFAALIEKLNEKSGTVWSTAFSKEADVYKQNVIIPTDRRYYLREISDTVRSYHKRAAEQVRIARRLFQLEGAIDAIKENDNNDDMVASLEKLKKETALNLSPESKKILSGWMDLKEKYAGEQFVTKVRDKEIVTKLKTKSLSGLMIPRVSLPKYVDYGEILGWVFRENVPGFFPYTAGVFPFKREGEDPKRQFAGEGSPDRTNRRFHYLSKDDTAKRLSTAFDSVTLYGEDPDHRPDIYGKVGESGVSICTLDDMKKLYAGFDLCHPSTSVSMTINGPAPIILAMYMNTAVDQQIQRKEEELGRPLTDAEAEEVQAYTLQTVRGTVQADILKEDQGQNTCIFSTEFALRLMGDIQAYFIDRKVRNYYSVSISGYHIAEAGANPISQLAFTLANGFTYIEYYLSRGMNIDDFAPNLSFFFSNGLDPEYTVIGRVARRIWATVMRDKYGANDRSQKLKYHIQTSGRSLHAQEIDFNDIRTTLQALMALQDNCNSLHTNAYDEAITTPTEESVRRAMAIQMIITKEHGLSKNENPMQGAFIVEELTDLVEEAVLQEFDRINDRGGVLGAMETQYQRGKIQDESMHYEMKKHTGELPIIGVNTYLNPNPPSEEAVNSMEIARATKEEKEGQIMNLRAFQERNKEFTDEALTKLKLAAMNGENIFAELMNCVRVASLGQITRALYDVGGQYRRNM, translated from the coding sequence ATGAGTACAGTTGAGGTGTATAAACCGAAGAACCATATTAGATTCGTCACAGCTTCGAGTTTATTTGATGGACATGACGCATCCATCAATATAATGAGGAGAATCCTTCAGTCCAGCGGGGCAGAAGTTATTCACCTAGGTCATAATCGTTCGGTAGAAGAGATCGTGAATGCGGCCATCCAGGAAGATGTTCAAGGCATAGCCATGTCATCTTACCAAGGCGGACATGTGGAATATTTTAAATATATGTATGACCTGCTGAAGGAAAAGGGAGCCGAGCACATTCGGATTTTTGCCGGCGGCGGCGGGGTCATCATCCCAAGGGAAATTAAAGAACTGCATGATTATGGGATTGCCCGTATCTTTTCGCCTGATGAAGGGCGGGAATATGGGCTTCAAGGAATGATAAACGTATTGATGGAGGAGTGTGATTTCTCGACAGTCAAACCATCTTTACAGGAACGTTTTAATGAATTGATTGCCGGGGGAACAAATGCCATTGCCCAATTTATTACCTTTGCCGAAAATAGACTCGATGTTTCACAGGAATCAGCGGCAGCGGTGGAGAGTCTTTTTGAGCAGATCAAGACTTCCGAAAAGAAGGTTCCCGTTCTAGGAATTACAGGGACTGGCGGCGCTGGAAAAAGTTCATTGACTGATGAATTGATACGAAGGTTCATTAACGAAATTCCAGACGAGAGAGTCGCCATTCTATCTGTAGACCCGACCAAACAGAAAACGGGCGGTGCCCTGCTTGGTGACAGGATCAGAATGAACTCGATCTTTTCAGAGCGTGTTTATATGAGGAGCCTAGCCACGCGCCATTCAAAAAGTGAGTTGTCTTTGGCGATAAAAGATGCCATTTCAGTCGTGAAGGCAGCTGGCTTTGATTTAATCATCGTTGAAACGAGCGGAATTGGTCAGGGAGATGCAGAAATTGCCGAAATATGCGATGTATCCATGTATGTAATGACGAGTGAATTCGGTGCTCCTTCGCAACTTGAAAAAATCGATATGATTGATTATGCAGACTTGATTGTCATTAACAAATACGAGCGCAAAGGCTCCGAGGATGCAAAAAACCAAGTTCAAAAGCAATACCAAAGAAGCCGTACACTTTTTGATCAAGATCCATCAGAAATGCCAGTATACGGTACGATCGCTTCCCAATTTAATGACCCAGGCACCAATGCATTATTCGCTGCACTGATTGAAAAGCTTAATGAAAAATCAGGGACGGTTTGGAGTACGGCCTTTTCGAAAGAAGCGGATGTTTACAAGCAAAATGTCATCATTCCTACTGACCGTCGGTATTATTTACGTGAAATCAGTGATACGGTCAGATCGTATCATAAGCGTGCGGCTGAACAAGTACGTATTGCCCGGAGGCTTTTCCAGCTTGAAGGAGCAATTGATGCAATTAAGGAAAATGATAACAACGACGATATGGTGGCTTCTTTAGAAAAACTGAAAAAGGAAACCGCTTTGAATTTATCACCTGAATCTAAAAAAATCCTTTCTGGATGGATGGATTTAAAAGAAAAGTATGCAGGGGAGCAGTTTGTAACGAAAGTCAGGGATAAAGAAATCGTCACAAAGCTGAAAACCAAAAGTTTATCAGGTTTAATGATTCCGAGAGTATCACTGCCTAAATATGTGGATTATGGTGAGATCTTAGGATGGGTATTCCGTGAAAACGTTCCGGGCTTCTTTCCTTACACAGCTGGAGTCTTTCCATTCAAGCGTGAAGGGGAAGACCCGAAGCGGCAATTTGCCGGTGAAGGATCGCCCGACCGAACCAACAGGCGTTTTCATTATTTGTCAAAGGATGATACTGCTAAACGGCTTAGTACGGCTTTCGATTCTGTAACTTTATATGGTGAGGACCCTGATCACCGGCCTGATATCTATGGAAAGGTAGGGGAAAGCGGAGTCAGCATCTGTACGTTGGATGACATGAAAAAGCTGTATGCAGGCTTTGACCTTTGCCACCCCTCAACATCTGTTTCCATGACCATCAATGGACCGGCACCAATCATTTTGGCCATGTATATGAATACTGCAGTCGATCAGCAGATTCAACGGAAAGAAGAAGAGTTAGGCCGTCCCCTTACTGATGCCGAAGCTGAAGAAGTGCAGGCTTATACCCTTCAAACGGTACGCGGAACTGTTCAAGCGGATATTCTGAAAGAGGACCAAGGCCAGAATACATGCATCTTCTCTACGGAGTTTGCTTTAAGGTTAATGGGGGACATTCAAGCATATTTCATCGATCGCAAAGTCAGGAACTACTACTCTGTATCCATTTCCGGCTATCACATTGCAGAAGCGGGTGCCAATCCCATTTCGCAGCTGGCTTTTACATTAGCGAATGGCTTTACTTACATCGAATATTATTTAAGTCGCGGAATGAATATTGATGACTTTGCTCCGAATTTGTCGTTCTTCTTCTCAAATGGGCTCGACCCGGAATATACGGTTATCGGGAGGGTGGCAAGAAGGATTTGGGCGACTGTCATGAGGGATAAATATGGTGCGAATGACCGTAGCCAGAAGCTCAAATACCATATACAGACTTCTGGGCGCTCCCTTCATGCGCAAGAAATTGATTTTAATGATATCAGAACGACGCTTCAGGCTTTAATGGCACTGCAGGACAACTGTAACTCCCTGCATACTAATGCGTACGATGAAGCCATTACGACGCCTACCGAAGAATCCGTGCGCCGGGCAATGGCCATACAAATGATCATTACAAAGGAGCATGGTCTCTCAAAAAATGAAAACCCGATGCAAGGTGCCTTCATCGTAGAGGAATTGACGGATCTGGTTGAAGAGGCCGTACTGCAAGAATTCGATCGCATCAACGATCGAGGCGGTGTCCTGGGTGCAATGGAGACGCAGTATCAGCGCGGGAAAATCCAGGATGAATCGATGCATTACGAAATGAAAAAGCATACGGGAGAATTGCCGATCATTGGTGTCAATACGTATTTGAATCCTAATCCTCCTTCCGAAGAAGCGGTGAACAGCATGGAAATTGCCCGTGCAACGAAGGAAGAAAAGGAAGGGCAAATCATGAATCTCCGGGCATTCCAGGAAAGAAATAAAGAGTTCACGGATGAGGCGCTAACTAAACTGAAATTGGCAGCCATGAATGGGGAAAATATCTTTGCCGAACTCATGAACTGTGTGAGAGTGGCCAGTCTGGGGCAGATAACGAGGGCGCTATATGATGTAGGAGGTCAATATCGAAGGAATATGTAA